The nucleotide window ATACAAGGACAAAGCTCTTCATGATTGACGTTCAAAGAAATCAGCACCATTCTCGACATCATCTGTTCTAATGCATCCGCTTTGCGCCATTAGAATTCTATATACTCTCTTTGAACACACCTCACCTAGCCTTCTGTCACCACCAAGCAAACCTTCGGTCATCAAGTCTTGAAGTAAAAATTCCTTCTCATGCTCCTGTGGCAATTAAAGCAgagtcttattttttatattgcacCTTCCatcattaagaaggataataaaAACTTCTGGCCATCCTTTCTTTTATCACCAATTATGTGTAACTAAAGCAACTAAAAGATGTCAAACAGATTACATTTTAGTGTCCAAATTTACTGCAATGTGCAATCAATCAAGGTCTAAGCAAACATAATAAATCTTAACAACACATACCGATTTACTTGGATCCATATAAACACTTAACagggacttcatggttgggtaTTTCTTCCCAATAGCAATAGCAAATCGTGGCTGTACCTTGGGCATAGCAACCAAAGCTTTTAACCTATAGTCGTGGAAGTCATGGTGAGGAACACAAGTTGAAAAGACAAAACAGATATGAAGTACACTAGtagataaatacaaaataaatcaaaaacaaagtaaacaacaacaggtaatgggtaataaaaatagaggtcatgtgtttGTTTCAAAGAGTTTGTGCAATAGAAAAATTACCAATCCATCAAACGATTCAGCCTATCAATTCTCCTAATTACCAACAGAAAAAAGTATTCAATGTCCTTTGTGTTGGCAAGAACTTAAACGCTTAAGCATTTTCGTCTTTTTGTTTGAAGTAATTAAGAGGATGCATTTCTCTATGCAATATAACAATGTCAAAATCACTCACCACAAAGATTTCTTTATCAAATTCCGGTCAACGTAGTCCTTTGGAATAAGGGCTCCATTTGCATTTACAGACAATCGGGATAACTTCTTTCTGcagtttaaaaaaacaaaaatggtgcaacattcaattttaaaagataaactaCACAATGAATATGGAGCATATTTACAGTGTTAAAAGGCAGGTATTGTGTCTTCCAAATAAGTGAAAGAACACCAATTCTAGGACTTAAGTTGTTCTTGCAAACTGAGAATTAATGCTTCAAtacaaatttaaagaaatgaGTTGTATGCATGAAAAAAGTGGGGGAAAACGGAAGAAAACAAtggtttcttttttataacacagATATAGCAAAGAATCAGTAGACATGTCAAATTCCACCTTCCACCAATGGACCCTTTAATGGATTTTGCGCAACTGGTTTTACATGTAGAAGTTTTGCATATAAAACCTTTTTCCTTCAAAGATTGACAGGACTCTAATTCAATACCAAAAATACAAGCATCAAGTACCTAAACTGACAAGATGCTAGGCTACATGTCAAACCGACAACATGTTCAGCCAGTTCAGCCTCATCTGCACACTGCCTGGAGTGTACTTTGTTGAAATTAGTCGTTAGTTTTGCCAGAACCTACAGggcaatttaaaacaaaaatgatagaCATGTTTGAACAAGaaggtaaaaatttaaaacatgacCTATTCCttgtaatttgaaaatgaaagggCCAGTTATTCAACCTCCTCTACAGGTGGACGTCTCCAACAACTATTGTTCTCAGGGTTCTTATATTTTTCCTGTTCCCTAACAGATCACAAAAACAAAGattcaacaaaataatatcatgaaatcaaaaaagaaattGTAGGTTATAAATAAATTGGCCAAAACTAAAGTATCAGAAATCATTAAcagatatttaaataaaattatatacagAGGAAAATACTAGTATGTGTGAATTGTGTGTAAAGAAGGTTGTATGCACTATGCAGCATCCTTTTGGCAATTTTTCTTGCATTTGGAAACCAGGTGCAGAATGCATTTGTACCTTGCACAGCATGAAACTTACATTCTGTCTGGACCAAGTTTTCTTACTTTTAGCTGAAAGGAATTGCATTTTGGCAAATGTTGCATATGATTTTCCAAAACTCCTGATTTACACtatttcaataatatttaaatggaATTCCTATTCAAaagtaattttagaaaaatattcagATAACCTGTAcatcttaaaaaacaaaaaataaaagttttactGCATGCAACTCAAGTAAATCTCATatttataaaagtatatttaaaataaacgtTTAGAATAGAAAATAAGGTGCATGTTTGAGCTTCATAGCTCTCATACAAGAAAGGTCCGTTAAAACAATATTCCAAATTCCAACTACACAATATTTTACTTTCATACAATTTTCAACAATAGATATGGAATGGCTTATATGgttgtaatttatttataaaaaaaagttcacaGAGGTGTAGATGAATACAGATGGGTACCTTACCATTACCTAATTAGGGCCCTATCAAATGGGTGATGATTGATGAATCTGACTTTTTAAAGAGATTTATGGGTAATAAATATGAGCATGAGTaaggaaaaattaaagttaactCAAATGCATGTATactgtaaaaaagttattgagtagttctaacttttttattatattatattcctttaatttgttttgggAGTTTGATTGAAACCCAATATTAAGTTATCTGGTGCTGGGGATGAATTAGCAAATATATGCGCACACTATATCAACATAGCACAATATGCTAAAACATAAATGCAACTAGTTGCTGGTAGAATTGAAATATTGAGAAAATTGTAATATATCACTcactttttattaatataagcCAATAACCTATTGGTGAGGTAACAAACTGTATAAGCTGGATAAAGACTTTGAATGCTAGAGAGTTGATCAAAAAGAGAATCATTCATGACAAGGTTACAAAATTTGTCAGCCTCATAAACGAGCAAGATATATGGAATCTCAATTCTTTCAGTAGAAAGCtgcaaataaatgaaattgatATCAGCCTCATAGTTTGGATGTACTGAAAAAAGTTTTCATTAGATATATAAAGATAATTCTACACTGGCCAGGCCTAAAAGTTTATCACAATTCAGGTGTGTATGATTGATTACTTGTCATTACTAAAACATAATGTTAATGTCATGGCATCCCTCTCTAAATACATCCATAAATACATGTGTGTGTGATTGAAACTTAAAACATCCATTTCAACTCTTTGAATGAAGAATGCAGATGAGGAAACATGCAAGACTACTCCTGAGGCCAAAAAGAGTTATGCACGGACAATGAGTCATGAGATTATAACCAGCTTAGAACTCATGTAACTAATTgctctcctccttctcctccctGAATTTAGCTACAGGCAGTGCTTAATGATTTGATGCTTAAAGATGAACTGCAGGCATTTCTTACCTGTGAAATATGTTCTGGAACTTTCATAGACCACAAAATTGACCCTGTGATTGGATTTGATGTAATATGGTATGTAAGTCCTTTTTCAGCAAACCTAGTAAGCAGATGTCCTGCAGCCAGGGAATAGTAGTTTTATATGAAAACAATCACAATTAAGAAATTGcattaaaacttattttgtaGTTAAGAATTCAGATAAACAAGAGAATATTAGTTTTAAGAGAAAacaatcataataaataaactatGTAGAAATTTATCATGTACTTATGGATTCAGATATCAATAACCTACCTCCAATTGAACCTAATTCAACCACCTTTGCATCAATTTCTGCCACTATAGATTTCATTGCAAACTTCCCTTTTTCCcacttttgcttttctttttcaatttttttcagtTCTGCAGCTTCAGCCTTCAGAGCAGCTTTTTTTAACTTCTCTTGCTGAAGAATAAATTTTCATGAGCTATCATATTCTAAATGATATAATGTATAAACAATGACCAGAGCTATAAACTGAAACACACTTCTTTCTGtagtttcttttcctccatcaagcgacttctttcttcttttgtcatttttgtttttcccaCTGCCTTGGTTGTGTTCTTTGCAGAAACTTtggattttttaatattattggcGTTCTCCTCTTGCTGCATGTTCATATTTTCCTAATCAGGATGACCATAAAACTCATACAATAGTATGAGATTCTCTCAAATGCATGGAGAAAAATCCAAGAAGCACagaaaaaaacaacacaatCCACTTTTTCGTTTGAAGCAAATACAATTagaataaacaaattttatattatcaatgaaAATCAAATAGAAAATGAATAACTACATACATGTGCATAAACACAACACGGAGAATGATGATCAAATGACTAACCACTTGTGAAGAGGCTGGATTTGAAAGGTCATCCCCAGGCATTTCAGTTTGAGTAGCATTTCCCCACGAAATATGCCTCTCTGGAATTTTCAATtacataaacaaataaacaaagcatTTCAGGTGGTGAAGAACAAATGTAACTTGTCAACAAGCATATACCAGGAGAACTTCCAAACCCCATTGAATTTGAAGTCCATCTTGATTCTCTTAGTTCATTCTCACCTCGTTCACCCATTCCACAATTTTCTAGCTCATTATCTGATTCCAAACATATATGAGGAGAACTTCCAGATTCCCTTGAATTTGAAGTCCATCTTGAATCTCTTGGTTCATTCTCAACCGGTTTGTCCATTCCACAATTTTCTAACTCGTTATCTGATTCCAAGCATATACCAGGAGAACTTCCAGACCCCATTGAATTTGAAATCCATCTAGAATCTCTTGGCTCATTTTTGTCCCGTGTGCCCATTCCACAATTTTCCGACTCATTATCCGATTCCAAACATATCATTTGACTAATCCCTGAAGGGGCTGAACAACAAATAATATACATGCTGTTCAGATGAAGTTCACTTCTCATAGAATATTGAACATTTCAAAAAGGGGGGGAGAACAAACAACAATCATAAAGCATGACAGATTAAATTTCACTAGGAAACCCAAAGCTACATATCAGCACGGAAACAAACAAATACCCTAACAAtgcaattctaatttttttttcttttctagatagcaaaataatgtaataattatgTTTGCTTATACAATCACTGAAAAAGAGTAATGCTAGAGTTCCAGccgaaaaatataaatcaaattatGGAAAATAAGAAATGAGAGATAGAGCTAAAGTGAAGTGATAGCAGTGACAGAAAATGGATTCGACCAGAGAATTTTTTGGGGGAAACCCTAGCGGTGGGATCGGAAGGTATGGTGCATTTGACGATTGCAATGTCGGAATCGAATAGCGCGGACATTGGAGTCTCGGGAACGATAGAAGGTGTGGCGGATTTGTGAGGGGTTGGGTCATCGTCGATGACGAAGACGGTGCGGTTTGGGTTTGGGTTTGGATCCGGTTCGGTTCGGCGTTTCTTGGGACGGAGCGGGAACGGCGTTGAAGGGTCTTCTTCGTCGGAGAGGATGATGGGATCCATCGTCACCGCCTCGGCACTACTATGGCGTTTGGTTGTCTCCGTCTTCGAATTAGCGCGGGATCATTCTCGGCGGGTGTGTTTGGTTACTTGGATATCATATTCTCATTAACTAGGGATGTGTTTGTTTAGTGGTTCAACTCTCACTTTTGCACGGTCTGAGAAGCTTTTAAAATGTTTGTAGgatgaaatgaaattaaaagtataGGCCCCACCTTATATTAGTGTTTATTTCACTCGTTTTTAGTTCTCTTTACAAATGATAATAGGGTTAGTGTCAATCCAAAACACAAAATTGGCAAATTCATGTTCAAACTAGTAAACTCTCATTTTTGCACATTCTAAGAAatttagtgtgtgtttggattcTAATTCGAAACGCACTTAAAATTGACTAATACACATATAAGCTAGCAAATGATGCAGAAGCAACACTTAGTTATTTTGGACTAACGTGCGTCAATTGTTGAGAGACgaaaaacaaaacatgttaaTGTGACTAACAAATTGTTGAATTTGTGTGTAACGACATTTTAAATTGATCACAAATACACAGCTAATAACACTGCTTCAAGGAAGATTAACATGTACTTATGAACGTTTAatgtgtgtttatttttttcatgactCTAATAGTTTTCctcctttttttgttgttgccttGAAATGTAGAAAATTTTTGTTTGACATTGCAGGCTACAGTTGTGAGAGCCAATTAGATCTCCCACCATGGGAAAGTAATTTATATTCCTTAgatttattaattgtttaattaacgGTTTATTATTTTCACCTGCTCCTAAGAATTAGTAACCATCATCCTTTAGAGATAATAATCCTTGCATATAAATGTCTAACCTTCATCCCACCAAAGGTATGTTTTTCCATTTCGTAATTTGTAATCCTGTTAAATTATCCTTTCAACTTAGGCATTAAGTTTATCATTATTCACTATAACATCACAAACATTGACGAGGAAGGGGAGTAGTTATCGGTGCAAAAGAGAATAGACACTAATAAGGAGTAATCCCTAAGAAACTTTAACATGATTTGGCTTACTAAGAATTGAAGCTTTAAATGGATGACTCATCTTGTGGTGGTTTAAGAAAGTTTCAATTCAACTAGAACCACTACAAGTTGGTGAGTTGGCTCACCCAATCCCTTTTTTGTTGTTATGAAAGGTgagattattattatgtttgacaatatattttagttaatttttaattttttattagttaaaaaatttatttgattattcggtaaataattttttttaataacttcaaACGTTTTTTAAAGTACTACTTgaagtagtattttttaaaatacactaactttttattttttatattttcttttatttttatctttaatatatttatctaatttcCTAAttacctttt belongs to Glycine soja cultivar W05 chromosome 5, ASM419377v2, whole genome shotgun sequence and includes:
- the LOC114413186 gene encoding crossover junction endonuclease EME1B-like isoform X6, which produces MDPIILSDEEDPSTPFPLRPKKRRTEPDPNPNPNRTVFVIDDDPTPHKSATPSIVPETPMSALFDSDIAIVKCTIPSDPTARVSPKKFSAPSGISQMICLESDNESENCGMGTRDKNEPRDSRWISNSMGSGSSPERHISWGNATQTEMPGDDLSNPASSQVQEENANNIKKSKVSAKNTTKAVGKTKMTKEERSRLMEEKKLQKEQEKLKKAALKAEAAELKKIEKEKQKWEKGKFAMKSIVAEIDAKVVELGSIGGHLLTRFAEKGLTYHITSNPITGSILWSMKVPEHISQLSTERIEIPYILLVYEADKFCNLVMNDSLFDQLSSIQSLYPAYTVCYLTNRLLAYINKKEQEKYKNPENNSCWRRPPVEEVLAKLTTNFNKVHSRQCADEAELAEHVVGLTCSLASCQFRKKLSRLSVNANGALIPKDYVDRNLIKKSLWLKALVAMPKVQPRFAIAIGKKYPTMKSLLSVYMDPSKSEHEKEFLLQDLMTEGLLGGDRRLGEVCSKRVYRILMAQSGCIRTDDVENGADFFERQS
- the LOC114413186 gene encoding crossover junction endonuclease EME1B-like isoform X3, encoding MDPIILSDEEDPSTPFPLRPKKRRTEPDPNPNPNRTVFVIDDDPTPHKSATPSIVPETPMSALFDSDIAIVKCTIPSDPTARVSPKKFSAPSGISQMICLESDNESENCGMGTRDKNEPRDSRWISNSMGSGSSPGICLESDNELENCGMDKPVENEPRDSRWTSNSRESGSSPHICLESDNELENCGMGERERHISWGNATQTEMPGDDLSNPASSQVENMNMQQEENANNIKKSKVSAKNTTKAVGKTKMTKEERSRLMEEKKLQKEQEKLKKAALKAEAAELKKIEKEKQKWEKGKFAMKSIVAEIDAKVVELGSIGGHLLTRFAEKGLTYHITSNPITGSILWSMKVPEHISQLSTERIEIPYILLVYEADKFCNLVMNDSLFDQLSSIQSLYPAYTVCYLTNRLLAYINKKEQEKYKNPENNSCWRRPPVEEVLAKLTTNFNKVHSRQCADEAELAEHVVGLTCSLASCQFRKKLSRLSVNANGALIPKDYVDRNLIKKSLWLKALVAMPKVQPRFAIAIGKKYPTMKSLLSVYMDPSKSEHEKEFLLQDLMTEGLLGGDRRLGEVCSKRVYRILMAQSGCIRTDDVENGADFFERQS
- the LOC114413186 gene encoding crossover junction endonuclease EME1B-like isoform X4: MDPIILSDEEDPSTPFPLRPKKRRTEPDPNPNPNRTVFVIDDDPTPHKSATPSIVPETPMSALFDSDIAIVKCTIPSDPTARVSPKKFSAPSGISQMICLESDNESENCGMGTRDKNEPRDSRWISNSMGSGSSPGICLESDNELENCGMDKPVENEPRDSRWTSNSRESGSSPHICLESDNELENCGMGERERHISWGNATQTEMPGDDLSNPASSQVQEENANNIKKSKVSAKNTTKAVGKTKMTKEERSRLMEEKKLQKEQEKLKKAALKAEAAELKKIEKEKQKWEKGKFAMKSIVAEIDAKVVELGSIGGHLLTRFAEKGLTYHITSNPITGSILWSMKVPEHISQLSTERIEIPYILLVYEADKFCNLVMNDSLFDQLSSIQSLYPAYTVCYLTNRLLAYINKKEQEKYKNPENNSCWRRPPVEEVLAKLTTNFNKVHSRQCADEAELAEHVVGLTCSLASCQFRKKLSRLSVNANGALIPKDYVDRNLIKKSLWLKALVAMPKVQPRFAIAIGKKYPTMKSLLSVYMDPSKSEHEKEFLLQDLMTEGLLGGDRRLGEVCSKRVYRILMAQSGCIRTDDVENGADFFERQS
- the LOC114413186 gene encoding crossover junction endonuclease EME1B-like isoform X1, giving the protein MDPIILSDEEDPSTPFPLRPKKRRTEPDPNPNPNRTVFVIDDDPTPHKSATPSIVPETPMSALFDSDIAIVKCTIPSDPTARVSPKKFSAPSGISQMICLESDNESENCGMGTRDKNEPRDSRWISNSMGSGSSPGICLESDNELENCGMDKPVENEPRDSRWTSNSRESGSSPHICLESDNELENCGMGERGENELRESRWTSNSMGFGSSPERHISWGNATQTEMPGDDLSNPASSQVENMNMQQEENANNIKKSKVSAKNTTKAVGKTKMTKEERSRLMEEKKLQKEQEKLKKAALKAEAAELKKIEKEKQKWEKGKFAMKSIVAEIDAKVVELGSIGGHLLTRFAEKGLTYHITSNPITGSILWSMKVPEHISQLSTERIEIPYILLVYEADKFCNLVMNDSLFDQLSSIQSLYPAYTVCYLTNRLLAYINKKEQEKYKNPENNSCWRRPPVEEVLAKLTTNFNKVHSRQCADEAELAEHVVGLTCSLASCQFRKKLSRLSVNANGALIPKDYVDRNLIKKSLWLKALVAMPKVQPRFAIAIGKKYPTMKSLLSVYMDPSKSEHEKEFLLQDLMTEGLLGGDRRLGEVCSKRVYRILMAQSGCIRTDDVENGADFFERQS
- the LOC114413186 gene encoding crossover junction endonuclease EME1B-like isoform X2, whose product is MDPIILSDEEDPSTPFPLRPKKRRTEPDPNPNPNRTVFVIDDDPTPHKSATPSIVPETPMSALFDSDIAIVKCTIPSDPTARVSPKKFSAPSGISQMICLESDNESENCGMGTRDKNEPRDSRWISNSMGSGSSPGICLESDNELENCGMDKPVENEPRDSRWTSNSRESGSSPHICLESDNELENCGMGERGENELRESRWTSNSMGFGSSPERHISWGNATQTEMPGDDLSNPASSQVQEENANNIKKSKVSAKNTTKAVGKTKMTKEERSRLMEEKKLQKEQEKLKKAALKAEAAELKKIEKEKQKWEKGKFAMKSIVAEIDAKVVELGSIGGHLLTRFAEKGLTYHITSNPITGSILWSMKVPEHISQLSTERIEIPYILLVYEADKFCNLVMNDSLFDQLSSIQSLYPAYTVCYLTNRLLAYINKKEQEKYKNPENNSCWRRPPVEEVLAKLTTNFNKVHSRQCADEAELAEHVVGLTCSLASCQFRKKLSRLSVNANGALIPKDYVDRNLIKKSLWLKALVAMPKVQPRFAIAIGKKYPTMKSLLSVYMDPSKSEHEKEFLLQDLMTEGLLGGDRRLGEVCSKRVYRILMAQSGCIRTDDVENGADFFERQS
- the LOC114413186 gene encoding crossover junction endonuclease EME1B-like isoform X5, which codes for MDPIILSDEEDPSTPFPLRPKKRRTEPDPNPNPNRTVFVIDDDPTPHKSATPSIVPETPMSALFDSDIAIVKCTIPSDPTARVSPKKFSAPSGISQMICLESDNESENCGMGTRDKNEPRDSRWISNSMGSGSSPERHISWGNATQTEMPGDDLSNPASSQVENMNMQQEENANNIKKSKVSAKNTTKAVGKTKMTKEERSRLMEEKKLQKEQEKLKKAALKAEAAELKKIEKEKQKWEKGKFAMKSIVAEIDAKVVELGSIGGHLLTRFAEKGLTYHITSNPITGSILWSMKVPEHISQLSTERIEIPYILLVYEADKFCNLVMNDSLFDQLSSIQSLYPAYTVCYLTNRLLAYINKKEQEKYKNPENNSCWRRPPVEEVLAKLTTNFNKVHSRQCADEAELAEHVVGLTCSLASCQFRKKLSRLSVNANGALIPKDYVDRNLIKKSLWLKALVAMPKVQPRFAIAIGKKYPTMKSLLSVYMDPSKSEHEKEFLLQDLMTEGLLGGDRRLGEVCSKRVYRILMAQSGCIRTDDVENGADFFERQS